The following are from one region of the Methylophilus sp. DW102 genome:
- the hprK gene encoding HPr(Ser) kinase/phosphatase has product MAQISVADLYKQIRSKLKLKWVAGESGGQKILNSGTVTKPSLALVGHLNFVHPNRVQVLGCAEMDYLGGLSILAMQQAVSNLFSTDLAMVVVANGEKVPSVMLEAAQQSQTPLFTTPMISPQLMELLSHYLAVATAETTSLHGVFMEVQGFGVLITGSAAIGKSELALELISRGHRLVADDIVDFYRVSPERIEGRCPELLQDFLEVRGLGILNIRALYGDNAVKPTKPLDMMIQLELADELKPQDLDRLSANRQTQQVLDVEISKVIIPIAAGRNIAVLVEAAVRNHMLLLRGVNATKQLTQRQKQIMLRESKLR; this is encoded by the coding sequence ATGGCTCAAATCTCTGTAGCCGATTTATACAAGCAGATTCGCAGTAAACTCAAATTGAAATGGGTAGCAGGCGAGTCTGGCGGTCAGAAAATTCTCAATTCAGGCACTGTGACCAAGCCTTCACTGGCACTGGTCGGGCATTTGAATTTTGTGCACCCCAACCGGGTGCAAGTGTTGGGCTGTGCCGAAATGGACTACCTCGGTGGGCTCAGCATCCTGGCCATGCAACAGGCGGTAAGCAACCTGTTTTCAACCGACCTGGCCATGGTCGTGGTCGCCAATGGCGAAAAAGTACCCTCGGTCATGCTGGAAGCCGCACAACAATCGCAAACCCCCTTATTCACGACGCCCATGATCAGCCCGCAACTGATGGAATTACTCAGCCATTATCTGGCGGTAGCGACGGCAGAAACTACCAGCCTGCATGGTGTGTTTATGGAGGTACAAGGCTTTGGCGTGCTGATTACCGGCAGTGCGGCGATTGGTAAAAGCGAGCTGGCGCTCGAGCTGATTTCACGGGGCCATCGGCTGGTGGCAGATGATATTGTGGATTTTTACCGGGTCTCGCCCGAACGCATTGAAGGCCGCTGCCCGGAGCTGTTGCAAGACTTTCTGGAGGTGCGAGGTCTCGGCATTTTGAATATCCGCGCACTCTATGGCGATAATGCAGTCAAACCAACCAAACCGCTGGATATGATGATACAGCTGGAGCTGGCCGACGAATTGAAGCCGCAGGACCTGGACCGGCTCAGTGCCAACCGGCAGACGCAACAAGTGCTGGATGTAGAGATCAGCAAGGTGATTATCCCGATTGCGGCCGGGCGCAACATTGCGGTACTGGTAGAAGCCGCCGTACGCAATCACATGTTGCTGTTGCGTGGTGTCAATGCCACCAAACAACTGACACAGCGGCAAAAACAGATCATGCTCAGAGAAAGCAAATTACGATGA
- a CDS encoding M3 family metallopeptidase: MSTNPLLAFSGLPKFNDIRPEHVSPAIDQLLAEGRALVERLATASETPDWQNFVQPIEDYSERLSRSWGPVGHMNAVVNTPELREAYNENLAKLTDFYSDLSQDERLYAKYKAIQASAGYAQLSRAQRKIIDNEVRGFKLGGAELPPAEKVRFKEIAEQLSKLGSKFEENILDTTNDFKHLVTDAAELTGLPEDALQAAAEAAKAEEKTGYLFTLHFPSYMPVMQYCDNRALRETLYRAYATRASEFSKPEWDNTALIADLLKLKQEEAQLLGFKNYAELSLATKMADTPAQVIEFLDTLAKRAKPYAEKDMAELKAYAEKLGFSDMQAWDVSYISEKLRQDKYAFSDQEVKQYFPEDKVLTGLFKVVETIFGVQVRKTDAPLWHKDAGFYEISDQQRQPIAYFYLDLYARHGKRGGAWMDECITRRKIANGIELPVAYLTCNFSAPVGDKPALFTHDEVITLFHEFGHGLHHMLTQVEEYSVSGIKGVEWDAVELPSQFMENFCWEWDVLRHMTAHVDTGEQLPRALFDKMVAAKNFQAGMQTVRQIEFSLFDMRLHSSFDPTGKQTALDVLEQVRDEVAVLRPPKWNRFPNSFSHIFAGGYAAGYYSYKWAEVLSADAYSLFEELGVLSAEAGSRFKNEVLAQGGARPAMESFVAFRGREPSMDALLRHNGMAS, translated from the coding sequence GTGAGCACCAACCCATTACTTGCTTTTAGTGGCCTGCCCAAATTTAACGATATCCGTCCAGAGCACGTCTCACCCGCCATTGACCAGTTACTGGCAGAAGGCCGCGCCCTGGTAGAGCGCCTGGCGACTGCCAGCGAGACGCCCGACTGGCAAAACTTTGTGCAGCCGATTGAAGACTACTCGGAAAGACTGTCTCGCAGCTGGGGGCCGGTCGGACACATGAACGCCGTGGTCAACACGCCAGAACTGCGTGAAGCCTATAATGAAAACCTGGCCAAACTGACCGATTTTTACAGCGACCTGTCACAGGATGAGCGCCTGTACGCCAAGTACAAAGCCATCCAGGCCAGCGCAGGTTACGCACAATTGAGCCGGGCACAACGCAAGATTATCGACAACGAAGTGCGTGGCTTCAAACTGGGCGGTGCCGAGCTGCCGCCAGCCGAAAAAGTACGCTTCAAGGAAATCGCCGAACAACTGTCCAAACTGGGCAGCAAGTTTGAAGAAAATATCCTCGATACCACCAACGACTTCAAGCATCTGGTGACAGACGCAGCCGAACTCACAGGGCTGCCTGAGGACGCCTTGCAAGCGGCCGCCGAAGCTGCAAAAGCTGAGGAGAAAACCGGCTATCTGTTTACGCTGCACTTCCCGTCTTACATGCCGGTCATGCAATACTGCGACAACCGCGCTCTGCGTGAAACGCTGTATCGGGCCTATGCCACGCGCGCCTCAGAATTCAGTAAACCCGAATGGGATAACACCGCCCTGATCGCTGACCTGCTCAAACTCAAGCAGGAAGAAGCGCAACTGTTAGGCTTTAAAAACTATGCTGAACTGTCGCTGGCGACCAAGATGGCAGATACGCCAGCACAGGTGATTGAATTTCTGGACACCCTGGCCAAGCGGGCCAAACCCTATGCCGAAAAAGACATGGCCGAACTCAAGGCCTATGCCGAAAAGCTGGGCTTTAGCGACATGCAGGCTTGGGATGTGTCCTACATCAGCGAAAAGCTGCGCCAGGACAAATACGCGTTTTCAGATCAGGAAGTTAAACAATACTTCCCCGAAGACAAGGTGCTGACAGGCCTGTTTAAAGTGGTGGAAACCATTTTTGGCGTGCAGGTGCGCAAAACCGATGCGCCGTTATGGCATAAGGATGCGGGTTTTTATGAGATCAGCGACCAGCAGCGTCAGCCAATTGCCTATTTCTATCTGGATTTGTATGCGCGGCATGGCAAACGCGGTGGCGCCTGGATGGATGAGTGCATTACCCGCCGCAAAATTGCCAATGGCATTGAGCTGCCGGTTGCCTACCTGACCTGTAACTTCTCGGCACCCGTTGGCGACAAACCTGCGCTGTTCACCCATGACGAAGTGATCACGCTGTTCCATGAATTTGGTCACGGCCTGCACCACATGCTAACCCAGGTCGAGGAATACAGTGTTTCCGGCATCAAGGGCGTGGAGTGGGACGCGGTCGAACTCCCCAGCCAGTTTATGGAAAACTTTTGCTGGGAATGGGACGTGCTGCGCCATATGACGGCGCATGTCGACACTGGCGAGCAACTGCCGCGCGCACTGTTCGACAAAATGGTCGCCGCCAAAAACTTCCAGGCCGGCATGCAAACCGTGCGCCAGATCGAGTTTTCATTGTTTGATATGCGTTTGCACAGCAGCTTTGACCCGACAGGCAAGCAGACGGCACTGGACGTGCTCGAACAGGTGCGTGATGAAGTGGCTGTGTTGCGCCCCCCCAAATGGAACCGTTTCCCCAATAGCTTTAGCCATATTTTTGCGGGCGGTTATGCCGCAGGCTACTACAGCTACAAATGGGCAGAAGTGCTATCTGCGGATGCCTATAGCCTGTTTGAAGAGCTGGGCGTGTTGTCTGCCGAGGCAGGTAGCCGCTTTAAAAACGAGGTACTGGCACAAGGTGGCGCACGTCCGGCCATGGAGTCTTTTGTCGCCTTTAGAGGTCGCGAACCGAGTATGGATGCGTTGTTACGCCACAACGGCATGGCAAGTTAA
- a CDS encoding HPr family phosphocarrier protein: MAKLSLEIINKLGLHARASTKFTQTASQFKSEVWVEKNGRRVNAKSIMGVMMLAAAKGSTIDIEATGPDEDQALAALEALVNDYFGEGE; this comes from the coding sequence ATGGCCAAACTTTCTTTAGAAATCATCAATAAACTCGGCTTGCACGCACGCGCCTCCACCAAATTCACCCAAACTGCCAGCCAGTTCAAGAGCGAAGTCTGGGTGGAAAAGAATGGCCGTCGAGTCAATGCCAAAAGCATTATGGGCGTGATGATGCTGGCCGCCGCCAAGGGCAGCACCATTGACATTGAAGCCACCGGCCCGGATGAAGATCAGGCGCTGGCCGCACTCGAAGCACTGGTTAACGACTATTTTGGCGAGGGTGAATAA
- the alkB gene encoding DNA oxidative demethylase AlkB, with translation MDLFAQDTPSKVMLAPGACWLSGFALPCMPVLWSCLAQHLSAHPPRQMMTPMGYPMSVRTSSMGDWGWVGSAAGYGYQAADPANHQPWPAMPEVILQLAATAAQQAGYADFVPDSCLINVYAPGSKMGLHQDKDEQDFTQPIVSVSLGLPATFLFGGPRRTDKPVKIPLVHGDVVVWGGASRRFYHGVAPVQPGQHPLIGPQRINLTLRKAR, from the coding sequence ATGGACTTATTTGCACAAGACACCCCCTCTAAAGTGATGCTGGCCCCGGGTGCCTGCTGGCTATCCGGCTTTGCGCTGCCCTGCATGCCAGTGCTTTGGTCTTGTCTGGCACAGCATCTGTCTGCCCATCCACCCCGGCAGATGATGACGCCCATGGGTTACCCGATGTCAGTGCGCACCAGCAGCATGGGTGATTGGGGCTGGGTAGGCAGTGCGGCTGGCTATGGTTACCAGGCGGCTGACCCCGCCAACCATCAACCCTGGCCAGCGATGCCGGAGGTGATTTTACAGCTGGCTGCGACCGCCGCGCAGCAGGCAGGCTATGCCGACTTTGTGCCCGACAGCTGTTTGATCAACGTGTATGCTCCCGGCAGCAAAATGGGCTTGCATCAAGATAAAGATGAGCAGGATTTTACGCAGCCGATTGTGTCAGTGTCGCTCGGCCTGCCCGCCACGTTTCTATTTGGCGGCCCCAGGCGGACGGACAAGCCGGTGAAAATCCCGCTGGTGCATGGCGATGTGGTGGTCTGGGGCGGCGCCAGCCGGCGCTTTTATCATGGTGTCGCGCCAGTTCAGCCTGGGCAGCACCCGCTCATTGGCCCGCAACGCATTAACCTCACCTTGAGAAAAGCGCGTTAG
- the rapZ gene encoding RNase adapter RapZ, whose product MQLVIVTGLSGSGKTIALRVFEDSGYYCIDNLPATLLPHIQSHVANRDAAKVAVSIDSRSIAIESLPDILKTLKSQGIAAHLLFLDASLETLVKRFSETRRKHPLSTPDQALAESIKHERDLLSGLNNLGHHVDTSNLSSNALRNHTRDWMLQIEQSYLPARSHSLVLSFISFGFKHGIPLDADFVFDVRSLPNPHYDPILRPYNGTQAPIQQFLQNEAQVLEMQQDIQHYIEKWLPSFYHDHRSYVTVGIGCTGGQHRSVYLVEQLGAYFKQQHQVMIRHRELQDAAAIATP is encoded by the coding sequence ATGCAACTGGTGATTGTGACCGGGCTCTCCGGCTCGGGTAAAACCATTGCCTTGCGCGTGTTTGAAGACAGCGGCTATTACTGCATTGATAACCTGCCGGCCACCTTGCTGCCGCATATCCAGAGCCATGTGGCCAACCGTGATGCGGCCAAAGTGGCGGTGAGTATTGATAGCCGCAGCATTGCGATTGAGTCTTTACCCGACATCCTGAAAACCCTCAAGAGCCAGGGCATTGCCGCGCATCTGCTGTTTCTGGATGCCAGCCTGGAGACGCTGGTCAAGCGCTTCTCTGAAACCCGGCGCAAACACCCGCTCAGCACGCCAGATCAAGCGCTGGCCGAGAGCATTAAACATGAGCGTGATTTGCTGTCTGGCCTGAATAATCTGGGCCACCATGTGGATACCAGCAACCTGTCATCCAATGCCTTGCGCAACCACACCCGGGACTGGATGCTGCAAATTGAACAAAGCTATTTGCCCGCCCGCTCGCATTCGCTGGTGCTGTCGTTTATCTCGTTTGGCTTTAAACATGGCATTCCACTCGATGCCGACTTTGTGTTTGACGTGCGCAGCCTGCCCAACCCGCATTACGATCCGATTTTGCGACCCTACAATGGCACGCAGGCGCCGATACAGCAGTTTTTGCAAAATGAAGCACAGGTGCTTGAAATGCAGCAAGACATTCAGCACTATATCGAAAAATGGCTACCAAGCTTTTATCACGACCATCGCAGCTATGTCACGGTAGGCATCGGCTGCACCGGGGGGCAACACCGTTCCGTCTATCTGGTGGAACAATTGGGGGCGTATTTCAAGCAACAGCATCAAGTCATGATTCGCCACCGCGAACTGCAGGATGCCGCCGCGATCGCTACCCCGTAA
- the raiA gene encoding ribosome-associated translation inhibitor RaiA, whose protein sequence is MNLQLTGHHLEITPALREYVSSKFSRISNHFDHVIDVKVTMSVEKLAQKVEATLHVPGNDLHAACSDENMYSAIDMLTDKLDRQVVKHKEKNGDHHKSGGAVKHQLSS, encoded by the coding sequence ATGAATTTACAACTTACAGGACACCATTTAGAAATCACTCCAGCACTGCGCGAGTACGTATCATCCAAGTTCTCGCGTATCAGCAATCACTTTGATCATGTGATTGATGTCAAAGTCACCATGTCTGTTGAAAAGCTTGCCCAAAAGGTTGAAGCGACATTGCATGTGCCAGGCAACGACTTACACGCCGCCTGCTCAGACGAAAACATGTACAGTGCCATCGACATGCTGACCGACAAACTTGACCGCCAGGTCGTGAAACACAAGGAAAAAAATGGCGACCACCACAAATCCGGTGGCGCTGTGAAACACCAGTTAAGCTCATAA
- a CDS encoding MFS transporter, whose translation MSLSIRQILAHQGYAFPKLLAYRILMVLSYQMMMVAIGWHIYELTHDPWSLGLVGLAEVIPYMGSALFAGHAVDHYFSRRGFAAVSAFFLAVNAGLLVMITQQQPAHTAWWIYGTVCLTGFARALISPSYNTLFALIIPRASIAKASGIGSSMFQIGLIVGPAIGGLLIGFADKSIAYGLSALLALAACVAALALRVTEHHSHEPMKVFASIAEGLRFVRRTQVVLAAQLLDMFAVLFGGAVAMLPAFVHDIYQMGPEGLGLLRAAPALGAIVSGVWLAKHPIHEHSGRWLLFAVAGFGVCMIAFGLCTNFELAMLILAISGMMDGVSVVLRQTILQLATPDGMRGRVSAINGIFIGSSNELGAFESGLTARFIGLVPSVVFGGCMTLAVVGVTAFKAPKLRDLHLSQLH comes from the coding sequence ATGTCTTTGTCCATCCGCCAGATTCTTGCCCATCAGGGCTATGCATTCCCCAAGTTGCTTGCCTACCGCATCCTCATGGTGCTGTCGTACCAGATGATGATGGTTGCCATCGGCTGGCATATCTACGAGTTGACACACGATCCCTGGTCCTTGGGGCTGGTCGGCCTGGCAGAAGTGATCCCTTACATGGGTAGCGCGCTGTTTGCGGGGCATGCCGTGGATCATTACTTCTCGCGCCGCGGTTTTGCCGCCGTGTCGGCTTTTTTTCTGGCGGTGAACGCCGGGTTACTGGTGATGATTACGCAACAACAGCCCGCCCATACTGCCTGGTGGATCTATGGCACGGTCTGCCTGACCGGCTTTGCCCGCGCCTTGATCTCTCCCAGCTATAACACGCTATTTGCCCTGATTATCCCGCGTGCCTCCATCGCCAAGGCCTCTGGCATCGGCAGCTCCATGTTTCAGATTGGGCTCATTGTCGGCCCCGCTATCGGCGGTTTGCTGATTGGGTTTGCTGACAAATCTATCGCTTATGGGCTGTCTGCACTGCTGGCACTGGCCGCATGTGTTGCTGCGCTGGCCTTGCGCGTGACCGAGCACCATAGCCATGAGCCAATGAAAGTCTTTGCCAGCATCGCTGAAGGCTTGCGCTTTGTCCGCCGTACGCAAGTGGTGCTCGCCGCGCAACTGCTCGATATGTTCGCCGTGCTATTTGGCGGTGCTGTCGCCATGCTGCCTGCCTTTGTGCACGATATCTACCAGATGGGCCCAGAAGGCCTGGGGTTATTACGTGCCGCCCCCGCACTGGGCGCTATAGTGTCCGGCGTCTGGCTCGCCAAACACCCGATTCATGAGCACAGTGGCCGCTGGCTGCTGTTTGCCGTGGCTGGTTTTGGTGTGTGCATGATTGCATTTGGCTTGTGCACCAATTTTGAATTAGCCATGCTGATCCTGGCCATTTCCGGCATGATGGACGGCGTCTCGGTGGTGTTACGGCAAACTATTCTGCAACTGGCCACGCCCGATGGCATGCGCGGCCGCGTCTCGGCCATCAACGGCATTTTTATCGGTTCTTCCAATGAGCTAGGCGCGTTTGAATCAGGGCTCACCGCCAGATTCATTGGGCTGGTGCCCTCGGTGGTGTTTGGGGGCTGCATGACGCTGGCAGTGGTAGGGGTGACGGCGTTCAAGGCGCCAAAACTGCGAGATCTGCACCTTTCGCAGTTGCACTGA
- the ptsP gene encoding phosphoenolpyruvate--protein phosphotransferase, whose protein sequence is MTSFSMHGVGVSSGIAIGHAHLISHALLEVVHFKIEASAIDEEIARFERAIGLVKHDLEQLKAQLPKNAPAELSAFINTHLAMLTDKSLSEAPKAIIRNELCNAEWALKQQMDDIVAQFDAIEDAYLRERKQDVVQVVERVIKVLLGRDQLAASEKKLQARQERAMILVAHDVSPADAIQFKHHQFAAFITDVGGVTSHTAILARSLNIPSIVALQRARDLINDGELMIVDGSEGVVIVNPDPEVLAEYQLKQNQWQLAQQKLQRIKTTKAVTVDGVAIDLLANIEVPDDVVAAKASGAVGVGLYRTEFLFMNRTEMPDEQEQFEAYKHVAEAMKGQPVTIRTLDIGADKQLNPDEVVTAINPALGLRAVRYCLAEPHIFHSQFRALLRASHYGQVKILIPMLSNLAELRQTKLLFARAKESLRQQGIPFDEQVPIGGMIEVPAAAINADAFAQELDFLSIGTNDLIQYTLAIDRADDAVAHLYNPLHPAVLRLIQMTIAAAAKYDKPVSVCGEMAGDIKLTRLLVGMGMRQLSMHPAHILSVKSQILQSEENVLAKQAKKILSLNDLEKIDPLIKKLNGEVH, encoded by the coding sequence TTGACCAGCTTTAGCATGCATGGCGTCGGGGTATCGAGTGGCATTGCCATCGGCCATGCACACCTGATTTCGCATGCCCTGCTCGAAGTCGTGCACTTCAAAATTGAGGCGTCTGCCATCGACGAGGAAATTGCCCGCTTTGAACGTGCAATCGGTCTGGTCAAGCACGACCTGGAACAACTCAAAGCACAACTGCCCAAAAATGCCCCGGCTGAACTGAGTGCCTTTATCAATACCCACTTAGCCATGCTGACTGACAAATCATTGTCAGAAGCGCCTAAAGCCATTATCCGCAATGAACTGTGCAACGCCGAATGGGCGCTCAAACAGCAAATGGATGATATCGTCGCCCAGTTTGACGCGATTGAAGACGCCTATTTGCGTGAGCGCAAGCAGGATGTGGTGCAGGTGGTGGAGCGTGTAATCAAGGTCTTGTTGGGCCGCGACCAACTGGCCGCCAGCGAGAAAAAACTGCAAGCCAGACAAGAGCGCGCCATGATCCTGGTGGCGCATGATGTCTCCCCGGCAGATGCCATCCAGTTCAAACATCACCAGTTTGCAGCCTTTATCACCGATGTCGGCGGGGTTACTTCACACACCGCGATTCTGGCACGCAGCCTGAATATTCCGTCCATCGTCGCCTTGCAGCGCGCCCGTGACCTGATCAATGACGGCGAACTGATGATAGTCGATGGCAGCGAAGGCGTGGTCATCGTCAACCCTGACCCTGAGGTGCTGGCGGAATACCAACTCAAGCAAAACCAGTGGCAACTTGCCCAGCAAAAACTGCAACGGATTAAAACCACCAAAGCCGTCACCGTGGATGGGGTGGCGATTGACTTGCTGGCCAATATTGAAGTGCCGGACGATGTGGTTGCCGCCAAAGCCTCGGGCGCCGTCGGCGTAGGCTTATACCGGACCGAGTTCCTGTTTATGAATCGCACCGAAATGCCCGATGAGCAGGAACAGTTTGAAGCCTACAAACATGTGGCGGAGGCCATGAAAGGCCAGCCGGTCACCATCCGCACGCTGGATATTGGCGCCGACAAGCAACTGAACCCGGATGAAGTGGTGACGGCCATCAACCCGGCGCTGGGCTTGCGTGCCGTGCGCTATTGCCTGGCCGAGCCGCATATTTTTCACAGCCAGTTCCGCGCCCTGTTGCGTGCCTCGCACTATGGCCAGGTGAAAATCCTGATTCCCATGCTGTCCAACCTGGCAGAACTGCGACAAACCAAACTGCTGTTCGCCCGTGCCAAAGAATCGCTGCGCCAGCAAGGCATCCCGTTTGACGAGCAAGTGCCTATCGGCGGCATGATCGAAGTACCGGCCGCCGCCATCAATGCTGACGCCTTTGCCCAGGAGCTGGACTTTTTGTCCATAGGCACCAATGACCTGATTCAATATACGCTGGCGATTGACCGTGCCGACGATGCGGTGGCGCATTTGTATAACCCTTTGCACCCAGCCGTCTTGCGCTTGATCCAGATGACGATTGCCGCCGCCGCCAAATATGACAAGCCGGTCTCTGTCTGCGGCGAAATGGCGGGCGACATCAAACTAACGCGCTTGCTGGTCGGCATGGGCATGCGCCAGTTATCCATGCACCCGGCGCATATCCTGAGCGTGAAGTCGCAAATCCTGCAGAGCGAAGAAAACGTGCTGGCCAAACAAGCCAAAAAAATTCTGTCGCTCAATGATCTGGAGAAAATTGACCCGCTGATTAAAAAATTAAATGGCGAAGTGCACTAA
- a CDS encoding PTS fructose transporter subunit IIA — protein MIGVLIIAHGSLGPSLIDCATHVMGNRPAQLDYLEISKNDDPATVLPKAQALVQSLDSGQGVLVLSDIYGATPCNIVTKLLTPDETEGVAGVNLPMLVRVLNYRHEGLHSCIQKALSGGRDGVVHFTKTTCHHAQ, from the coding sequence ATGATTGGTGTTTTGATTATTGCGCACGGTAGCCTGGGACCCAGCCTGATTGACTGCGCCACACATGTGATGGGCAACCGCCCGGCACAGCTGGATTATCTGGAAATTTCAAAAAATGATGACCCGGCAACGGTACTGCCCAAGGCGCAGGCACTGGTGCAAAGCCTGGACAGTGGCCAGGGGGTGCTGGTGTTGTCAGATATTTATGGCGCAACCCCTTGCAATATCGTCACCAAACTGCTGACACCAGACGAGACCGAGGGCGTGGCTGGCGTGAACCTGCCCATGCTGGTGCGCGTGCTCAACTACCGTCACGAGGGTTTGCACTCCTGCATCCAGAAGGCCCTCAGCGGTGGCCGCGACGGCGTTGTCCACTTTACCAAAACCACTTGTCATCACGCACAATAA